GGCCGCGACGGTGCGGCCGAGCAGGTCGGCGGCGAGCACGAGGACCTTGTGCGCGCCGATGTCCACGCCGAGTACGTGCCCGGCCTCGGCGCGGAACCGGAACCTGCGGGCCGGTCTGCCGACTCCGCCACTGCCCGGCGTGAGCTCCACGAGCCTGCCCTCGCGCAGGAGTTGGGCGGTGAGGTCCTGGGCCGTGGGCCGGGAGACGCCGATCAGCGCGGCCAGCTCGGGCACGGTGATCTCGTCGCGCTCGCGCAGCACGCGCAGGGCGGCCGCCGCGTTCAGCCGTCGCAGCAGTGACGGATCGCCACTCAACGGGTCGCCACTCATGGGTCCCTCCCCCTTGACAGCACAATCGGTTGCTCCCAGGGTGACCCGGAGCGATTCAGAAACTTACCTAACAAACAGCGCCCTGGGAGCACGGATGGGTCAGACAGAACCGCGGGCCGGCCACCCCGAGCTGGCGTGCGGCGTCGGCATCTGGGATCAGGACGTCTACGGGAATCATCGCCTGCTCGTGGAGGTCACCGACGCGGCCCCCGCCGTCGCGGCCGAACTCCCCTGGCGCCGCCAGGGCGTGAGCGTACGCTCCGTCATGGGCGACGTGGACGTGATCGTCCTCGCGCCCTCCGGGCTGCGCGTGCACAACACCGTGACCGTCGAGGCGACCGGGGAACGCGGCCGTATCGCCTTCGAGCCGGTGGAGGGCCCTGGGGCGTACGCGGTGCACTACCTGCCGTACGCGCACACGGGCAAGCCCTACTACCCGCAGGCCGCCTACCGGCCGCCCACCCGGACCGCCGACCCCGGCTGGGCGCACCGCTGCGGCCTCGACGGAGGCGGCGTCGAAGGAGCGGGCACCGACGGGCCCGGGGCGACAGGAACCAGGGCGGGCGGCTGGGCCCGGCTCCCCCGGGCCGAGGCGTTCCGCTACGAAGCGGCGAGCGCTCTCGACTCGTTCGCCCCCATGGGCTTCGCCGCGACCGGGGCCGAGTGCGAGGCGCTGCGCGAGGCGCACTCCGGCGAGCGGTTCGTGGTCTTCGCCGAGGATCGCGCGTACCCGCTGGGCCGGTACGGGAGTCTGCCCGCGCGCTGGGCGCGGACGGCGCCCGGCGCGGCGTTCACGGGTGCGGCGGACCGCGGGGAGTTCTACGCGGTGCAGGTCGGCGTGTACGCGCTCGCCGACCTCACGGAGGTGCGGGCCGAGGTGCGCGGGCTGCCCTTCGCCGTGCGGTGCCTGAGCACGGGTGGCGTCGACGCGCGCGGCGCCGCCTTCGAGCGGAACGTCGAGGTCGTCGAGGGCGGGGTGACGGCGCTGTGGTGCGGCGTCGACGTGCCCGAGGAAGCCCGATCCGGCCTCTACGAAGGTGAGATCGCCGTCAGCGCGCGGGGCGTCCCGGAGCGCACACTGCCCTTGCGGCTCACCGTGCGCGAGACCGTGGTCGAAGGACACGGCGCGGGCGATCCGGCCCGGCTTGCCCGGCTCCGCTGGCTCGACTCGACGCTGGCACAGGACGACGAGGTGGTCCCGCCGTTCACGCCCGTCGAGGTCGACGGGCAGCGGCTCGCGATCCTCGGACGCGCCGTGGAGCTCGGCCCCGACGGCCTGCCCCACCGGATCTCCTCGGCCTTCACGCCGTCCGTGACCCGCGCCGACGGCCCCGAGCGCGAACTGCTCGCCGCCCCCGTGACGTTCGGCGTCGGGCGCACCCTGGAGTACGGGCCGCTCGCCGTCGACCAGCCGGGCCCGGCCCGCGCGCGGTGGTCGACGACGGCGACCGGCGAGGCCGTACACCTGTGCCTGGACGGCGAGTTGGAGTCCGACGGCTTCCTCGCCCTGCACGCCACCCTAGAGGCCACCGCCGACACCGAACTCGACGTGCGCCTGGACGTGCCGTTGCGCGAGGACATCGCGCGGTACGCCATGGGACTCGGCCTCACGGGCCGCGCGTGCCCGGCGACGTACGACTGGACGTGGGACACCCCCACCCGCAACCAGGACGCCTGCTGGCTCGGCGACCCGGCGGCCGGCCTGCACCTCTCGCTGCGCGACGAGCACTACGCGCGCCCGCTCAACACCAACTACTACCGGGAGAAGCCCCTGGTCACGCCGCGCTCCTGGGCGGGCGACGGGGACGGCGGGGTGCGGCTGCGCACGCACGACGGCGTGCGGACGCTCACCGCCTTCAGCGGCCCGCTGCGGCTGCGCGCGGGCGAGAGCCGCCGCTTCACCTGCCGGCTGCTGCTCACCCCGTTCAAACCGCTCGACCCGGCGCGCCAGCTCACCGAGCGGTACTTCCACGCGTACGCCTCCCCGGGCGAGGTCGCGGCATACGGCGCGAACGTCGTCAACCTGCACCACGCGACGCCGCCGAACCCGTACATCAACGACCCGCTGCTCGCCGCCGGGACACTGCGCGCCTACACGGACGAGGCGCACCGGCTCGGGGTGCGCGTGAAGGTGTACGACACGATCCGCGAACTCACGCGGCACACGCCGGAGTTGCCGGTCCTCGCCGCGCTCGGCGACGAGATCTTCGCGCCGGGCCCAGGCGGTGGGCACGCGTGGCTGCGGGAGCACATGGGCGACAGCTACGTCCCCGGCTGGGTGGCGCCCGACGTGGGTGACGTCGCGGTCGTCACGTCCGGCGACTCGCGGTGGCACAACTCCTATGTGTGCGGCATCGACCGGCTGCGCCGGATCGTCGGCGTGGACGGGCTCTATCTGGACGACGTCGCCTACGACAGGACCACGATGAAGAGGGTCCGCAAGGCGCTGGCCCGGTCCGCCGCGTCCGCGCCGCTCGTCGACCTCCACTCGTGCAACCAGTTCCGTGCGCCGGACGGCTTCGCGTCGAGCGCGAACCTGTACGCGGAGCTGCTGCCGTACGTCGACCGGCTCTGGCTCGGCGAGCTCTTCGACTACGAGGGCCGTGACGGCGCGGACGGCGCCGACCCCGCGTACTGGCTCGTCGAGATGTCCGGCGTCCCGTTCGGGCTGATGGGCGAGATGCTGGAGGGCGGCGGCAATCCGTGGCGCGGTCTGGTGTTCGGCATGACGGCACGGGCCCCGATGACCGACGTACGGCCGCTGTGGCGGGCCTTCGACCTGCTGCGGCTCCCCGAGGCGGAGATCACCGGCTGGTGGGCGGGCGATCCGCCGGTGCGGACGGGGCGTGCCGACGTCCTCGCGACCACGTGGCGGGGCCCCGGCGGGACGGCGACCGCGCTGGCGTCGTGGGCACCGGAGCCCGTCGAGGTGGTGCTGGGCACGGAGGCGGGGCCGGTGGCGGCCTACGCCCCCGCGATCGACGGTTTCCAGCCGGAGCGGTCGTTCGCCGAGGGCGAGCCGGTCCCGGTGGCTCCGGGACGCGGCTGGCTGCTGCGCGTCGACTCGCCCTCGGCGGATGCCGGCGCGGCTACTTCCCCATGACGAGGCCGTCCTTGCCCGCGCCGCGGCTGAGGACGACACGGCGGATGCGGTCGCGGACGTCGCTGACGTCGGCGCCCCGGTCCAGGGCGGTGTTGAGGTTGACGACGCGGACGGAGTCGGTGTCGAACAGCATCGGGAGGAACTCGGCCTTCTTCACCCGCCAGCGGGCGCCCGGCTCGGCGGGCGGCGCGAAGGTGAAGCGGCCGATGGTGCCCTGGTTGCCGCGCGGGTCGTGCGCGCCCTCGTGATTGATCATGTCGCCTGCGACCTGGTCGCCCATGCCGTAGACGACCCAGGTGCCGTTGACCTTCTCGTAGGCCTGCGGGACGTGGGCGTGGGTGCCGAGGATGAGGTCGATGTCGGGGCGCCCGTCCGTGCGGGACGCCGTGAGCTGCTTGCCGAGGCGCAGCTGCTGCTTGTCCGGCGCGTCCTGCCACTCGCTGCCCCAGTGCAGGCTGACGACCACGACGTCGGCGCCCGCCTTGCGGGCCGCCCTGGCGTCCGCCACGATCTTGTCGCGGTCGATGAGGTCGACGGTCCACGGCTTGCCCTTCGGCAGCGGATAGCCGTTCGTGCCGTAGGTGTACGCGAGCTGTGCGACCTTGGCGTCACCGGCCCGCAGCCACGCCGGGGTCTTGTCCTCGGCGGCCGAGCGGGCCGAGCCCGCGTGCTTGACGCCCGCCTTGTCGAGCGCGTCCAGAGTGCGGCGCACGCCGGCCGCGCCGTCGTCGAGGGTGTGGTTGGAGGCGGTGGAGCACGCGTCGTACCCGGTGGCCTTGAGTGCGCGGGCCACCTGGGGCGGGGACTTGAAGCTGGGGTAGCCGCTGTAGTCGCCGTCCGCGCCGTAGACCGTCTCCATGTGGCAGATCGCCACGTCGGCCTTGCTGATGACGGGTTTGGCGCCCGCGAGCATCGGCTTGAAGTCGTAGCCGTCGCCGCCTGCGTCCGCGTTGGCCTTGCGGATGATCGATGCGTGCGGCAGGACGTCGCCGGAGGCGGCGAGGGTGAAGCCGCGCTTGCCCGCCGCGGATCCGCCGGCCGGGGAGTGCGCCGGGGCCGCGCCCTCGTCGGCGCGGTGGGAGTCGCCGTGCCGGACGGGTTCCTTTTCGGCCGTCGGCCGCTGGGCCGTGCAGGCGGTGGTGCCCGCGAGGCCGACGATCAGAAGGGCCGCCGCGGCGGCCGCCGCGGGACGCGGACGCGGGGCCTTCCGCGCGTTGTGGGAGGTGGGGACGGGGCGTGTGTGCCGTGTGATCCGTGCGCGCTGCTTCATCGGTCGGACTCCCTGGCTGGGACGATATTCGGCCAGAAGAATCCACATACGGAGCTAACGGTTAAGCAAGGACCATTGCCGTCCAAGTACCTGAAACGGAGTCATACAATTCCACCTGTGACGCGAACAACACAGGGCGGCCCACCTGCGGTGAAACCGACGCCCGGGTCAAGGCTCCGTAAAGCGCCTTGCTCGACACCCCTCTCGGGTAATCGGCTGTCCTCACCGTGTGCCGGATTGGGGGGCCAGAGCCGGTGACGCGCACGGCCCGGAGGAAGGCGGAGCAGGATGCGACATGAGAGCAGAGGAAACCCCGACGGCACGGGAGGCCCCCGGGACGGTGAACTGGTCGTCCCCATGGCGTGGTTGTACGCCGAATACATCGCCGACGAGCTGCTGCGCACCGGCGATCTGATGCCGCCGACCTCCTTCGAGTACCGGGCTGGGCGCGACGCCCTCGCCCTGACGATCTTCCTGTCGGACACCAAGAACGAGCTGTCCGGCATCCGCGTGGTCTCCCAGCTGGAGACCTGGCTGAGCCTGACCGCCTACGGCCAGCCCTGGCAGGACTGGGTGCGCGAGCGGATGGCGCTGCTCACGGCGGGCGCCGCCGCGGGCCCCGGACCCGATCTGGACCTCGCCGACCAGGCGTGGCGCTGGCTGCAGGAGACCGAACTCCTGGCACCCGACCTCGACTCCGTGCCCGGCCGCGCCGTCCAGGGCGAGGACGACGGGCCGAAGGTGTGGACCCCGGCGTGGCGGCTCGGGCTGCCGCTGGGACATCTGGCGATCCACCTCTTCTGAGACCGTTCGGCCCTTGAGTGAATCCGCGTTCCGCCGCGTATCGGAGGAGGAACAGCACTCCGCACCGACACGGAACGGCAGGGAACGCCATGGGGCCCCTGGAGCGGCATCGTGACGCGGGCGCCTACGCGCTCGGCGTCCTGGACGCGGCGGACACCTTCCGCTTCGAGGATCACCTCATGGACTGTCCGGCGTGCCTGCTGGAGATCGACGAACTCCACACCGCGACGCTCCAGTTGGCGCTCTACGGCCGCGCCACCCCGGCTCCCGTGGAACCGTTCGCCGCGCCCTCCACCGGCCTCCTGGACCGCCTTCTGGGCCGGGCGGGGCGGCTTTCCGGGGAACGGCGCGGGCGTCGGCTGTGCGCGGTCGCCGTCGGCGCCGTCCTGGCCCTCGGCGTGCCCGCCGTCACCCTCACGCCGGCGGACGGTCCGGGGCCGGTGCGGATCACCGCGCGTGACGCCCGCAGCGGGGTATCCGCGACGCTCACCGCCCGGGACCGGCCCTGGGGGTCGGAGATCGGGCTGACGGTGCGGGACACGGCGGGCGCGACGGCAGGCGGGCGGGTCTGCGAGCTGGTCGCCGTCGACGTCGACGGGTCCGAGCAGACCGTCATGTCGTGGCGGGTGCCCGCGCCGACGATGCACACGGAGGGCACCGCGGCCCTGCGCACCGCGCGGACCGACCGGTACGAGGTGCGCACGGCGCACGGGAAGCCGCTCCTGACCCTGCGGCGCCCATGACCTCGCGGCGCCCCTGACGCGCGCTATTTCAGCAGCTTCGACATCCTGCGGTCGGCGAGCGGTTTCCCGCCCGTCTGGCAGGTCGGGCAGTACTGCAGCGAGGAGTCGGCGAAGGACACCTCCCTGATCGTGTCGCCGCACACCGGGCACGGCTCGCCGGTGCGGCCGTGCACGCGCAGGCCGCTCTTCTTCTCCGCCTTGAGGCGGCCCGCCGCGACACCGCGCGAACGCTCCACCGCCTCGGTCAGCGTGGCCAGCAGCGCCACATGCAGCCCATGGACTTCCTCCTCGGTGAGGCGCGACGTGAGCCGGAACGGGGACATGCGGGCCGCGTGCAGGATCTCGTCGCTGTACGCGTTCCCGACGCCCGCGATCAGGCTCTGGTCGCGCAACGCCCCCTTGATCTGCCGTCGTTCGCCCGCCAGGAGGTCCGCGAACCGCTTCTCGTCGAAGTCGGCGGCCAGCGGGTCGGGGCCGAGCCGTGCGATGCCGGGCAGTTCGAGTGGCGCCTTTGTGACGTACACCGCCAGGCGCTTCTGCGTGCCCGCCTCCGTGAGGTCGAAGCCCTCCCCCGTCGTCAGGGCGACGCGCAGCGCCAGCGGCCCCTTGCCGGGGCGCGGCAGGCCCTCCGGGACGCTGTCGTGCCAGCGCAGCCAGCCCGCGCGGGCGAGGTGGGTGACCAGGTGCGTCCCCTCGGCGTCGATGTCGAGGAACTTGCCATGCCGTTCCACTCCGGTGACGGTGCGGCCTTCGAGGGCGCCCGGCGGCGGGTCGTACGTCTTGAGGACGCTGACGGCGGTGGGCAGCACCCGCTCGATCTCCCGGCCGACCAGATGGTCCGTCAGGAACTCGCGCAGCGCTTCCACTTCTGGCAGTTCGGGCACGGCTCTTCCCTCACTCCCGCTCTTCCGGGTCGGGCACGACGAACTCGCACCACACGCACTTGCCGCCGCCGCGCGCCTCCACGCCCCACCCGTCCGCGAGCCGGTCCACGAGGAGCAGGCCGCGGCCCGACACCCCGGACTCGCCCGCGTCGCGGCGGCGGGGCAGGGCGCTCGACGAGTCCTCGACGTCGACGCGCAGCCGCCGGTCGGTGCCGGTCAGGACGCGCAGGGTCACGATCGCGGCCCCGTCGGTGTGCATGAGCGCGTTGGTGATCACCTCGTCGGCCACCAGCTCGATCTCGTCGGCGCGCTCGCCCGCGCCCCAGGCCCGCACCGCGGCGGTGATCATGTGCCGGGCCTCGGCGAGCGCCTCCGGGTCGCTGGGGGCGACGTGCTGCTGGAGGCGGCCGCCGGAGCGGGGCGTGTCGTCGGTGCGGCGGCGCAGCAGCAGAAGCGCCGCGTCGTCGTCCCCGCCCCGGCCGTCGACGATGCCGCAGAGCCGGTCGGCGAGCCGCTGCAGGTCGCGGGGTGCGACGGCGGCGAGATCCGCGAGGGCGCGCATGCCGTCGTCCAGGTCGGCGCCGGGCACTTCGACGAGGCCGTCGGTGCAGAGCAACAGGGTCTGTCCCTGGTCGAGTTCGAGGGTGGTGACGGGGTAGTCGAGGCGGCCGAACTCCGCCGAGAGGCCGAGGGGCAGGCCGCCTTCCACGGACACCCGGTGGCAGGAGCCGTCGGTGTGCTGAAGCAGCGGGTCGAGGTGTCCCGCACGGACGAGCTGGACGACTCCGGTGGACAGGTCGGCGTCGGCGTAGAGGCAGGTCGCGAAGCGGTCGGTGTCCAGTTCGTGGAGGAACCCGGAGGCGCGGGCCATGACGGTGGCGGGCGTGTGGCCCTCCGCGGCGTAGGCGCGCAGAACGATGCGGAGCTGGCCCATGACGGCGGCGGCGTGCGTGTCGTGGCCCTGGACGTCACCGATGACGGCGCCGACGTGGCCGCCCCCGGAGGGGGTGCCCCCAGGCAGCGGGATCACGTCGTACCAGTCGCCGCCGATGTCCCTTCCGAGAGCCGCCGAGCGGTACCGGACGGCGATCTCCGCCCCCGGCACGCCGGGGATGGTGCGGGGCAGCATCGCCTGTTGGAGGCCCTGTGCGAGGTCTTTCTCCTGCTCGTAGAACATGGCGCGCTGCAGGCTCTGCGCGATGCTGCTGCCGAGGGCGACCAGGACGTTGCGTTCGTCCTCGGTGAAGCCCGTCTTGTCCTGGTAGAGCAGGCCGAGCACGCCGATGGGGCGGGCCTGCGCGATCAGGGGCAGATAGGCGGCGGCGGTGATGCCGAGCTCGCCGATGTGCGGCCAGAGCAGCGGGTAGGACTCGGCGAAGTCGTCGGCCGTCTCGATGTAGCGCGGCGCGAGGGTGCGGACGACCTCGCTCATCGGGTAGTCCTCGTCGACGCCCGTGAGGCGCGTGCCGGGCACGAAGCTGCCCGCGGGGCCCTCGGCGACCAGCCGGATGCGGCCTGCCTCGACGAGGCCCATCACCAGGTTCGACGCGCCCAGGTGGGCGAGGCCGTGGGTGTCGCGCAGGACGTCGATGACGTCCCGGACCGTGCGGGCGTGCGCGAGCGCGGCCGTGGTGCCCTGGACGAGGCTCGTGGTGCGGCGGCGCTCCGCCTCGTCGTCGGCGCGCTCGCGCAGTGCGGCCGGGCTGTCGCCGAGCTCCCGGGTGGCGTCCCTGACGAGGCCCACGATGCGGCGCGGGCGGCCCGTGGCGTCCCGCTGGATGCAGCCCTGCGTGTGGGTCCAGCGCAGGGTCCCGGTGTGGCAGCGGATCCGGAAGTACGCGCCGTACGTCTCGCTGCCGTCCTTCAGGGCGTGCGAGACGATCTGGTCCAGGCGGTGCGCCTCGACGGTCGGCACGCGGAAGGCGAGGGTCTCGGGCCGGTTGTCGTACTGCTCGGGGCGTACGTCGAAGACCTCGTGGGCGGTGGCGTCCATCGTCATGAGGCCCGTGTCGAGGTCCCAGTCGAAGCGGCCCGTGCGCAGCGCGGCCCCGTACAGCGCGAGGAAACAGCCGGACGGTTCCCCGGCCGGCTGCCGCCCGCAGCGGCATGGTCCCGCCGGGTCGTGCTCCATGGGATCACGCTAGGCGGAGGCTCCCGCCGCCGCACGCGGGAGCACGGCGCCCGGGGCGGGGCGCGGGGACGGCGGGCAGGGCTCCGCCGTCCAACCGCGGGCCCCGCCCACTTGGACACCGTGCGGCCGACCGCGGGCCCCGCTCACCCGGACACCGTGCGGCGGAGCAGCGGTTACGCCGTCTCCGCGACCTTGCTCTGGACCCGCACCGCCACCTCCGTCCACATCTCCGCGCTCTCCCCCGCCAGGTAGGCGACGATGCCCCGGCAGTGCGGCGGGACCTTCTCGATGATCTGGTCCCACTCCTCCATGC
The window above is part of the Streptomyces venezuelae genome. Proteins encoded here:
- a CDS encoding Fpg/Nei family DNA glycosylase produces the protein MPELPEVEALREFLTDHLVGREIERVLPTAVSVLKTYDPPPGALEGRTVTGVERHGKFLDIDAEGTHLVTHLARAGWLRWHDSVPEGLPRPGKGPLALRVALTTGEGFDLTEAGTQKRLAVYVTKAPLELPGIARLGPDPLAADFDEKRFADLLAGERRQIKGALRDQSLIAGVGNAYSDEILHAARMSPFRLTSRLTEEEVHGLHVALLATLTEAVERSRGVAAGRLKAEKKSGLRVHGRTGEPCPVCGDTIREVSFADSSLQYCPTCQTGGKPLADRRMSKLLK
- a CDS encoding SpoIIE family protein phosphatase — protein: MEHDPAGPCRCGRQPAGEPSGCFLALYGAALRTGRFDWDLDTGLMTMDATAHEVFDVRPEQYDNRPETLAFRVPTVEAHRLDQIVSHALKDGSETYGAYFRIRCHTGTLRWTHTQGCIQRDATGRPRRIVGLVRDATRELGDSPAALRERADDEAERRRTTSLVQGTTAALAHARTVRDVIDVLRDTHGLAHLGASNLVMGLVEAGRIRLVAEGPAGSFVPGTRLTGVDEDYPMSEVVRTLAPRYIETADDFAESYPLLWPHIGELGITAAAYLPLIAQARPIGVLGLLYQDKTGFTEDERNVLVALGSSIAQSLQRAMFYEQEKDLAQGLQQAMLPRTIPGVPGAEIAVRYRSAALGRDIGGDWYDVIPLPGGTPSGGGHVGAVIGDVQGHDTHAAAVMGQLRIVLRAYAAEGHTPATVMARASGFLHELDTDRFATCLYADADLSTGVVQLVRAGHLDPLLQHTDGSCHRVSVEGGLPLGLSAEFGRLDYPVTTLELDQGQTLLLCTDGLVEVPGADLDDGMRALADLAAVAPRDLQRLADRLCGIVDGRGGDDDAALLLLRRRTDDTPRSGGRLQQHVAPSDPEALAEARHMITAAVRAWGAGERADEIELVADEVITNALMHTDGAAIVTLRVLTGTDRRLRVDVEDSSSALPRRRDAGESGVSGRGLLLVDRLADGWGVEARGGGKCVWCEFVVPDPEERE
- a CDS encoding CapA family protein, which encodes MKQRARITRHTRPVPTSHNARKAPRPRPAAAAAAALLIVGLAGTTACTAQRPTAEKEPVRHGDSHRADEGAAPAHSPAGGSAAGKRGFTLAASGDVLPHASIIRKANADAGGDGYDFKPMLAGAKPVISKADVAICHMETVYGADGDYSGYPSFKSPPQVARALKATGYDACSTASNHTLDDGAAGVRRTLDALDKAGVKHAGSARSAAEDKTPAWLRAGDAKVAQLAYTYGTNGYPLPKGKPWTVDLIDRDKIVADARAARKAGADVVVVSLHWGSEWQDAPDKQQLRLGKQLTASRTDGRPDIDLILGTHAHVPQAYEKVNGTWVVYGMGDQVAGDMINHEGAHDPRGNQGTIGRFTFAPPAEPGARWRVKKAEFLPMLFDTDSVRVVNLNTALDRGADVSDVRDRIRRVVLSRGAGKDGLVMGK
- a CDS encoding glycoside hydrolase domain-containing protein; the protein is MGQTEPRAGHPELACGVGIWDQDVYGNHRLLVEVTDAAPAVAAELPWRRQGVSVRSVMGDVDVIVLAPSGLRVHNTVTVEATGERGRIAFEPVEGPGAYAVHYLPYAHTGKPYYPQAAYRPPTRTADPGWAHRCGLDGGGVEGAGTDGPGATGTRAGGWARLPRAEAFRYEAASALDSFAPMGFAATGAECEALREAHSGERFVVFAEDRAYPLGRYGSLPARWARTAPGAAFTGAADRGEFYAVQVGVYALADLTEVRAEVRGLPFAVRCLSTGGVDARGAAFERNVEVVEGGVTALWCGVDVPEEARSGLYEGEIAVSARGVPERTLPLRLTVRETVVEGHGAGDPARLARLRWLDSTLAQDDEVVPPFTPVEVDGQRLAILGRAVELGPDGLPHRISSAFTPSVTRADGPERELLAAPVTFGVGRTLEYGPLAVDQPGPARARWSTTATGEAVHLCLDGELESDGFLALHATLEATADTELDVRLDVPLREDIARYAMGLGLTGRACPATYDWTWDTPTRNQDACWLGDPAAGLHLSLRDEHYARPLNTNYYREKPLVTPRSWAGDGDGGVRLRTHDGVRTLTAFSGPLRLRAGESRRFTCRLLLTPFKPLDPARQLTERYFHAYASPGEVAAYGANVVNLHHATPPNPYINDPLLAAGTLRAYTDEAHRLGVRVKVYDTIRELTRHTPELPVLAALGDEIFAPGPGGGHAWLREHMGDSYVPGWVAPDVGDVAVVTSGDSRWHNSYVCGIDRLRRIVGVDGLYLDDVAYDRTTMKRVRKALARSAASAPLVDLHSCNQFRAPDGFASSANLYAELLPYVDRLWLGELFDYEGRDGADGADPAYWLVEMSGVPFGLMGEMLEGGGNPWRGLVFGMTARAPMTDVRPLWRAFDLLRLPEAEITGWWAGDPPVRTGRADVLATTWRGPGGTATALASWAPEPVEVVLGTEAGPVAAYAPAIDGFQPERSFAEGEPVPVAPGRGWLLRVDSPSADAGAATSP
- a CDS encoding zf-HC2 domain-containing protein, which translates into the protein MGPLERHRDAGAYALGVLDAADTFRFEDHLMDCPACLLEIDELHTATLQLALYGRATPAPVEPFAAPSTGLLDRLLGRAGRLSGERRGRRLCAVAVGAVLALGVPAVTLTPADGPGPVRITARDARSGVSATLTARDRPWGSEIGLTVRDTAGATAGGRVCELVAVDVDGSEQTVMSWRVPAPTMHTEGTAALRTARTDRYEVRTAHGKPLLTLRRP